Within the Streptomyces sp. R41 genome, the region CGTCCAGGCCAGGCACTCCCGGCAACTGCCGTGCCCCCGCGACGTCCAGGACGGTACGAGCCGCGGCCGCCGCCGCGCGAGCAGGCCGGCCCGGCACAGGGCTTCCAGTAGCGTGGGACGCATCTGCGCCAGATGTCCCGCTTCGCCGCCACCCAGCGCAGATTCCACTTCACGGCCTCACGCCTTCCCGCTCAGTCGGCGTACTGCGCGCTGGGACGACTCCAGACTCGCGCGCTCCGGATCCCCCTTCGCCGTCGCCAGGTACCCCACGGTGGTGGTCGGCCACTCGTGCCCCAAAAGCACTTGAACATCCCAAAGCGGCATTCCGACCTCGTAGTTGTGGGTTGCGCACGCGTGGCGCAGGAGATGCGGGAAGAGCACGGTCACCGTGCCCTTCAGATGCGCGAGCGAGGCACGGCGCAGCGACCGGCGGAAGGTGTCGGCGCACATCGCCGGCGCGATCGGCAAGTCCGCGCCGAGCGCGGTGGGCAGCCGCTCGGACGGGAAGAGCGGGGCATACAGATCGAGGCAGTTGTCCGGAAACAGCCCTCGGACGTTCTCGACGTACCACCACAGCAGTTCGCGCCCCTCGGCGAACATGAACGCCTCCCGCTCGCGTGGCCCGGACCCACGGGCGCCTTTGCCTCGGACCAGGAAGCGGCCCCACTGGCCGTTGTCCCAGTGCAGGTCCCCGAGCCGGACCAGACACAGCTCGGTGGCGCGCGTGCCGGAGAGGTAGGCCGTCTTCGCCATCACGTAGTTGCGGACGGCCACCGGATACTTGCGTGCCGCCCCCAGTTCCTGACGCCAGGAGCCGAAGAACGCCTCCATCTCGGCCCGGGACGGAGGAATCCGCAGCCCGAAGTCCCCTCGGTGGCGTGGCTGGTTGAAGGCGTCGACCGGCGACTCGACGGCCGCCCCGAACCTGCGCAGGATCTCGCCTGCCTATCGCTGTTCCAGGAACGCGAAGTACCGGTCGATACTCGTGATCTTCTTGCGGACCGTGGAATGAGCACGCTTGCCGCGCCCGGCGAAGTACTGGTCCAGCATCCGCGACGACAGTTCCCACGGCAGGACGCCGTGGAAGGTGCAGATCTCGATCACGGGCTGCACCAGCTGGTTCAGGGTCGTCGCCGCGAGTCCGGCAACGTCACGGGCCCAGCAGTACTCGGCGAGGGTGTCCTGGTAGAGCGCTTCCTCGGCGTCGCGGGACCAGGGGTGGAAACCGCGGCGTTTCAGGGTGAGGACGTCCGCCAGGCCCTCTTCCTGCCCGGCGGTCCCGCTCGGCGTATCGCGACCGCTGATCAGCGTGAAGCGATGGGTTTCGGAATCCACCACGGGCATGCAAATTACGGAACTATCTCCTGGAATCTGCGAGTTACTGGCACATCTTCACCCATTCGAGTGGTCGACGAGCAGGTGCAATCAGCCAGGGTGAACAGCTCGAACGCCCGCAGATCACCCGCCGACGAACCCGTCGACACTCCACTTGACGCTCGCCGCCATGGCCTGTGCCCTCACCCCGCCCGATCGGCGGACCGTCGTCGACGACTCCCCCGAGGCGATCAAGGCCTTCCTGCCGCCGCGCCCCGTGCGTGAACTGCCCGGCGTCGGCGCGAAGGCGGCCGCCATGCTGGCCGAGTACGGGCTGCACACCGCAGGGGCGTCGCCGACGTCCCCCAGCTCACCCTGCAGCGACTGCTCGGCGCCGGCGCCGGCCGCACCCTCCACGAACGCGCGCACGGCCACGACACCTCCGTCGTCGACCCGGGCCCGGCACCCCCAAGCATCAGCGCCGACCATCCCTTTGCCAGGAGCGCCTGACGGCCAGCGGTCAGGCGCCGCCAGCGTGTGCCGATCTCCAGCCGCCGGGCGATGAGATGACCGGTCAGGTACCTCAGGGTGCGGGTGGACAGATCTATTGATGATGGGTAGGCAAGCACGCGAAGCTCGTGGCGGCACGGGTGATCTTGGTCGAGATACCGTCTACCAGGAGCTTCGTTGCGTCTATGCACTGCTGTCGGCCCTCAACTCCCGTCACCTGCAGTCAGGTCGGAAGTTGATCTCAGTGGGTTGGGCGCTGCGGTGCGCTGGCCACCCCTGTCTCCCGACCGCTGAGCGAGGCGTCCAGGGTCTCCTGGGCCGTGCGCATCGCCTCGGCGTACTTCGGCTCGGACATTCGCTGCCAGGCCAGGTTCGGTGCGATGTGCTCGACCCGGCTCATCACCCACCAAATGTTGCCGAACGGGTCCCGCACCCTGCCGCCGCGATCCCCCCACGCACTGTCAGCAGCCTCGGTGATCACTAGTGCCCCGTGCGCAACAGCAGCAGCCATGGCGGCGTCCGCGTCCGGGACATAGACCCGCAACAGGGAGGGCATCACCGGCCAGTCGGGCCGTCGGTCGAAGGCCAGCACGACCGTGTCGCCGACTCGGATCTCGCCGTGACCGATGGTGCCATCCTCGACCGGCACCCGTGCAATCTCTTCGCCGTCGAACGCGAGGGTGATGAAGTCGAGCAGTGCGCCGGTGTCGTCGGTGACCACCCATGGTGCAACGCTGGTGTAGCCCTCGGGTGCAGTCTGACTCATCGGTCTCGTCCCTTCCTGTAGTTCTTCGTGACGTGACGACATTAGGGATCAACTAGGACAGTTCTGTTCCTAGATGATCCCGGAATCAGCACGACTTTCGTCAGCGCCCTGGTCATAGCCGTTCTCCCTCTAGAACCGCGCGCTGAGGATGAAAAAGGACTCATTCTCGTTCGCTCTGGCGGATTCCCGTCGGGGTGTGCTCTGAGCGGCGACATTGCTTCGTTCGTGGGGTTTGATCTAACCCGGGAGGTCAAGGCCGATCGGCGATGCGGTGCGCCAACCAGGCAAGGGCGGGCGGCATCCGGTACTCGACGGCGTGGTGGCCACCCTCGAACAGCTCGAAATGCACGATGTCGTCGGCCACTCCGACTTCCGTAAGCGCATCACGGAAGGCCAATGCGCCCAGGTCGAGGAACCACTCGTCGCGGGTGCCGGCGTCGATCCAGATGCCGCGCTGGGAGCGGAGGGCGTCGGCGTGCGTGATGGCCATCCGTACCGGATCCCAGGCCAGCCAGCGCTGCCACTCGTTCTCGCGCAGGGTCCCGGTGCGGGGGTCGAAGGGAAGGGTGGGGGATCCGTCGTGGCCTGGGGAAAAGCAGGCGGAGACGCCGAGGATCTCCAGGAGGTTCAGGTCCTCCTCCTTCGTGAAGGCGGCCCGCGAGCGGAAATCATCCCACCAGCGGAAGATGTCGCCGCCGTAGGGCCGCAGTTGGCGGGCCGCGGTGAGGAAGTGCGGGTGGTACTGGGCCTCGGACAGCGAGTCGCCGGAGTGGGTGGCGAAGGCGCCGAACAGATCTGGGCGGAGCATCGAGGTGACTGTGGCGCCGAGTCCGCCGCTGGACTTGCCCGCGATGGCTCGGTGGTCGCGCTCGGGGAGCGTGCGGTAGCGGGCGTCGACGTACGGCACGACCTCTTCGCACAGGTAGGAGTGGTAGCAGCCGGTGCCGGGTGAGTCGATGAACTGGCTGCCGCCGTAGGCGGTCCAGGCGTCCACGAATACCAGCAGCATCCCGGGCGCCTCCCCGCGGGCGAAGATCTCGTCGGCGAGCTCGGGGACTGGCTTCCGAAAGGCCGTGCGGTTGCGCCAGACCGGGAGCGTTCCCGCGTAGCCGAGCAGCAGATACGTGACGGGGTAGCGGCGTTCGGGCGCATCGTCGTAGCCGGGCGGGGTGTAGACCCACAGCGGACGTTGCGCTGGGTCGTCGAGGGGGTTGCCGCGGAGCAACGCGCTGTCGATGACGTGTTCGTCGATGCGGCCGGCGAGCGTGAAGGTCGACATGCCCCGGGACAGTACTACGATTTCAAAATATCTGAATGCATAATTTCTGGAGGGTAGGGTGACGCCGTGACATCACGGCATTCGGCGGCGGAATCGGCGCAGCCACGGGACTCGATCGACCGGCACATCGCCCGCTGGGGGCATGAAGTCCCCGGGCTGGTAGCGGAGTTGGAGGGCACCGTCACCCGCATGCAGACGCTCGTGCGGCACCTGCAGCAAAAGAAGGAGGCCGCCCTGGCACGGCACGGCCTGAAGCTGTGGGAGTACGAGATCCTGTGGCGCCTGCGCTCGGCGGGAGAGCCCTACCGCATGGCACCCACACGTCTCGCTCAGGGACTCGGCGTCCACCCCGCCACCCTCACCAACCGCCTCGACCGACTGCAGTCGGCGGGCCTGATCACTCGCGAGCACGCGCCAGAGGATCGCCGCAGTCTTCTCGTCGGCCTGACTCCCCAGGGGGCCGCAACGTGGGCGGCGGTGATCGACGACCAGCGGGAGGCCGAGGCCACACTGCTCGCGCCCCTGGCCAAGACGGAGTTGGGGCAGCTGGCCGGCCTCCTGCGGGTCGTGGCCCTCGCTGTCGAGGAGGACGGCCCGCCCCTCATGCCGCACGTCGACTGAACCGGTGGTCGGATTGCATGCGGGCTTCATAGACACCGATTTGGCACGCGGCATCGACGCAGAGAAAAGCCGGCCCGCGACGTCGCGGCAACCGCGCTTGAAGGCCTGGAGAACGGTAAGGAGGAGGTGCTGGCGGACGAGCAGTCGCGGCTGGTCAAGAGCACGCTGGCTGCGTAAGTCTCAATCGAGGCCGCTTGTCGATGAGTTCCGGCATCACTCTTCGTCCGAAGAGCACAGGAATGTCGGTGAGAAGTAAGAGCGCCTGCCGTGGTGCGGGCTCTCTATGACCACGTGCGGAGGCAGCCCGGTCCGTGGCAGGATGACGGCATGTTGATCCGAAAGGCCGATGCCACGTAGGCGTCCGAAGGGGCTGCGCGCGAAGCGTTGGCGGCCCAGAAGAGGGATTCCGGTTCGCCGGGTCCGCGGTGTGTCTGCGGCGACTCGCGTAGCGATCCGGAAGTTGGAAGAGGACCGACTATGGCCAGGGGCTGTGGCTGCTGCCCTGGCCGAGTGCCAGTGGTATCTGAAACAGCCAGGGCGCGTGCTGCCGGATCCGGTGATGGCCTGCGAGTGCTGTGATCCTCTCGTGGCGCGAGACCGCCTGGAGGACGTGCTGCTGTGGCTTCCCCGTGGTGCTCGGAAAGACCTTGGCAGGCTCGTCTCCAGGCTCGATTCCGAATTCGACCGGCGAACTGGTCCCCTCCGTCCTCACCTCATGCTGACAGGTTCGTGGGGTGCGTGCGGGTGGTGGCGTCGGCGGCTTCTGGAGAACTGAGAGGCCGGGTGGTGCCTCGCCACTCAGCCGACCGCTTGCTGCTGTCCGGCGCGGGCGCGGGTGGTGGCGAGGCGGTAGGAGTCTGGGCCGACTCCGCATACGCCGGCCAGCTCGTCACCTGGGCCGAGGACTTCCTCCACATCACCCTCAAGACTCTCCCGCCCCAAGGGAGCCAAAGGGTTCGTCGTCTTCCCGCGCCGCTGGCGTGTCGAACGCACCCTGGGCTGGATGATGAACGCCCGCCGCAACGCACGCGACTACGAACCGCTCCCTCAGCATTCCGAGGCCCACCTGAACTGGTCACTCATCACCCTCATGACCAGGGGCTGACGCGCAAGAAGCCCGCCCCCGGCTGGGCGAAGAAGCCGAAGTCGACGGCCTGAACCAGTGCTGTGCGCGGGCGTCATCAGCCACCGCTACCTCCCCAATCCCAGATAGCCCCTGCTCAGACGATGTGGCGGTTGATGAATGTGTACCAGATAGCAGGAGCGTGTTCCGGGG harbors:
- a CDS encoding alpha/beta hydrolase; protein product: MSTFTLAGRIDEHVIDSALLRGNPLDDPAQRPLWVYTPPGYDDAPERRYPVTYLLLGYAGTLPVWRNRTAFRKPVPELADEIFARGEAPGMLLVFVDAWTAYGGSQFIDSPGTGCYHSYLCEEVVPYVDARYRTLPERDHRAIAGKSSGGLGATVTSMLRPDLFGAFATHSGDSLSEAQYHPHFLTAARQLRPYGGDIFRWWDDFRSRAAFTKEEDLNLLEILGVSACFSPGHDGSPTLPFDPRTGTLRENEWQRWLAWDPVRMAITHADALRSQRGIWIDAGTRDEWFLDLGALAFRDALTEVGVADDIVHFELFEGGHHAVEYRMPPALAWLAHRIADRP
- a CDS encoding site-specific integrase, producing MEAFFGSWRQELGAARKYPVAVRNYVMAKTAYLSGTRATELCLVRLGDLHWDNGQWGRFLVRGKGARGSGPREREAFMFAEGRELLWWYVENVRGLFPDNCLDLYAPLFPSERLPTALGADLPIAPAMCADTFRRSLRRASLAHLKGTVTVLFPHLLRHACATHNYEVGMPLWDVQVLLGHEWPTTTVGYLATAKGDPERASLESSQRAVRRLSGKA
- a CDS encoding VOC family protein, producing the protein MSQTAPEGYTSVAPWVVTDDTGALLDFITLAFDGEEIARVPVEDGTIGHGEIRVGDTVVLAFDRRPDWPVMPSLLRVYVPDADAAMAAAVAHGALVITEAADSAWGDRGGRVRDPFGNIWWVMSRVEHIAPNLAWQRMSEPKYAEAMRTAQETLDASLSGRETGVASAPQRPTH
- a CDS encoding MarR family winged helix-turn-helix transcriptional regulator — its product is MTSRHSAAESAQPRDSIDRHIARWGHEVPGLVAELEGTVTRMQTLVRHLQQKKEAALARHGLKLWEYEILWRLRSAGEPYRMAPTRLAQGLGVHPATLTNRLDRLQSAGLITREHAPEDRRSLLVGLTPQGAATWAAVIDDQREAEATLLAPLAKTELGQLAGLLRVVALAVEEDGPPLMPHVD